The Primulina eburnea isolate SZY01 chromosome 8, ASM2296580v1, whole genome shotgun sequence genome contains a region encoding:
- the LOC140839425 gene encoding uncharacterized protein isoform X5 has protein sequence MASLFFTAATLSYATTNTIPILSVAKSTFLVTTRKLQPHDVVYPPSIVTWAFAGGNPRNTPVADNDGDEDREPNTNDTSLVSENQEDNIEVEIETTGKNSRRIRSNIVVQANLQTLWEVLTDYERLADFIPGLVVSQLLEKGDNFARLFQIGQQDLALGLKFNAKDSIL, from the exons ATGGCCTCACTGTTCTTTACAGCTGCAACTCTGTCTTATGCTACTACAAATACAATCCCCATATTATCAGTTGCAAAATCCACTTTTCTAGTTACTACTAGGAAATTGCAGCCCCATGACGTTGTTTACCCTCCCAGTATTGTTACTTG GGCTTTTGCTGGCGGTAATCCTAGAAACACTCCAGTTGCTGATAATGATGGTGATGAAGACAGGGAACCAAACACTAATGACACATCACTTGTCTCAGAAAATCAGGAGGATAACATCGAGGTAGAAATAGAGACCACAGGAAAGAACAGTCGGAGAATCAGGTCGAATATAGTTGTGCAGGCCAACCTCCAAACGCTGTGGGAGGTGCTGACTGATTATGAAAGATTGGCTGATTTCATTCCAGGCCTTGTAGTCAGTCAGTTACTTGAGAAGGGAGATAACTTTGCACGTCTATTTCAG ATTGGCCAGCAGGATTTGGCACTTGGGCTGAAGTTCAATGCAAAAG
- the LOC140839425 gene encoding uncharacterized protein isoform X2 yields the protein MASLFFTAATLSYATTNTIPILSVAKSTFLVTTRKLQPHDVVYPPSIVTWAFAGGNPRNTPVADNDGDEDREPNTNDTSLVSENQEDNIEVEIETTGKNSRRIRSNIVVQANLQTLWEVLTDYERLADFIPGLVVSQLLEKGDNFARLFQIGQQDLALGLKFNAKGTIDCFEKDLQTLPFGQKRDIEFKMVEGDFQLFEGSWSVEEIPFCDLCGTLPYSGFFRL from the exons ATGGCCTCACTGTTCTTTACAGCTGCAACTCTGTCTTATGCTACTACAAATACAATCCCCATATTATCAGTTGCAAAATCCACTTTTCTAGTTACTACTAGGAAATTGCAGCCCCATGACGTTGTTTACCCTCCCAGTATTGTTACTTG GGCTTTTGCTGGCGGTAATCCTAGAAACACTCCAGTTGCTGATAATGATGGTGATGAAGACAGGGAACCAAACACTAATGACACATCACTTGTCTCAGAAAATCAGGAGGATAACATCGAGGTAGAAATAGAGACCACAGGAAAGAACAGTCGGAGAATCAGGTCGAATATAGTTGTGCAGGCCAACCTCCAAACGCTGTGGGAGGTGCTGACTGATTATGAAAGATTGGCTGATTTCATTCCAGGCCTTGTAGTCAGTCAGTTACTTGAGAAGGGAGATAACTTTGCACGTCTATTTCAG ATTGGCCAGCAGGATTTGGCACTTGGGCTGAAGTTCAATGCAAAAGGTACAATTGATTGTTTTGAGAAAGATCTTCAAACTCTTCCTTTTGGTCAAAAGCGTGACATTGAGTTCAAGATGGTTGAGGGTGACTTCCAACTTTTTGAGGGCAGTTGGTCAGTTGAAGAG
- the LOC140839425 gene encoding uncharacterized protein isoform X4 — protein MASLFFTAATLSYATTNTIPILSVAKSTFLVTTRKLQPHDVVYPPSIVTWAFAGGNPRNTPVADNDGDEDREPNTNDTSLVSENQEDNIEVEIETTGKNSRRIRSNIVVQANLQTLWEVLTDYERLADFIPGLVVSQLLEKGDNFARLFQIGQQDLALGLKFNAKGCEMQS, from the exons ATGGCCTCACTGTTCTTTACAGCTGCAACTCTGTCTTATGCTACTACAAATACAATCCCCATATTATCAGTTGCAAAATCCACTTTTCTAGTTACTACTAGGAAATTGCAGCCCCATGACGTTGTTTACCCTCCCAGTATTGTTACTTG GGCTTTTGCTGGCGGTAATCCTAGAAACACTCCAGTTGCTGATAATGATGGTGATGAAGACAGGGAACCAAACACTAATGACACATCACTTGTCTCAGAAAATCAGGAGGATAACATCGAGGTAGAAATAGAGACCACAGGAAAGAACAGTCGGAGAATCAGGTCGAATATAGTTGTGCAGGCCAACCTCCAAACGCTGTGGGAGGTGCTGACTGATTATGAAAGATTGGCTGATTTCATTCCAGGCCTTGTAGTCAGTCAGTTACTTGAGAAGGGAGATAACTTTGCACGTCTATTTCAG ATTGGCCAGCAGGATTTGGCACTTGGGCTGAAGTTCAATGCAAAAG